Within Amedibacterium intestinale, the genomic segment TAACTTTTTTTGAAAATAGGTCATCAAATCAAGGTTTCCATTCCCTATATGGAGTGAAAGAAGAAAAGTTTTGAAAAAATGTCGGAAATTCAAGATGAGTGGACAGTGTTATGTGAAAGAAGACAAAGTATCTTCAATTTGTATTCAAACAGGTATTAGCAGTTGAGTGTTGATGTGAAAAGAAGAAAATATTTTCATTCTCAACTTAACATTTGGTAGTTGTCGTTCCCTATATGGAGCAAACAAAATCTTTCATTTCATAGTTGGCAGTAACGGTATTGCATAGGTAGTTAGGGTGTGAAAAGAAATCTTTTCATCATCAACTTAGCAGAATGACAATTTCTTTCCCTATATGGTACAAGAAAAGAAAAAAGTTTTGAATATTGGTTACGCTTTTACTCTTTTCCAACGCGATATATAGGAAAGATGATTTTCTTCTTTCAATCGCTCTTTGACAACTGAATAAAGCAATTCAATACCTTTGACAGACAGCGAGCCGTTGAAACAGATACGCCATGACCTTTCTCCTGCAAAAGTGAGCGACAACCTATCTGTGTTCTTGTAAAAGATTTGTCCTCTTTTATCGCCATGACCTGTGCTGTCAGATAATGATACTCCCGTACAGCCACAGCTTGAGCGTTAAAAGCGTCGCACGCAATGGGTACGGCTACATAAGAACTATGCAGAGGTGGAAGTCCTGTGGGCTATGACAAAAGCCGTTGAATTGCTTAGAAAGATTTTACAGAAAGGGGGTATGTGTTATTGATAATGCTGTAAAAACAATTCAAAAGAAAAATAACAAGTGTGGCATTGGCAACAGAGGAAAGACAAAGATTGTTGTAAAAGAGCATTTCTCCGAAAAGGGAAAGACAATGGAAGAACTTCTAACTGATGTCATGTTGGAAAAAGCAAAGCAGACAATCGCATAAAATCGGTGCAGTTGTAAGAAATAGATTGAATGACAAAAAGTACCCGTGTTATACTTTACTTGCAAGCAGGTATTGTAAACACGGGTTAGTTATAAAGGAGGATAACTGACAATGAAACAACAGATTTACAATACTGCACTTTATCTTAGGTTAAGCCGAGATGATGAATTACAGGGCGAAAGTTCCAGCATTACCACACAAAGAAGTATGTTGCGTCTATATGCAAAAGAACATCATTTGAATGTGATTGATGAATATATTGATGACGGCTGGTCGGGAACAAATTTTGACAGACCGAGTTTTCAAAGAATGATTGAGGATATAGAGGCAGGAAAAATCAACTGTGTTGTAACAAAAGACTTATCACGACTTGGTAGAAATTATATTATGACAGGACAATATACAGAATTGTATTTTCCCAGCCATAATGTCCGTTACATAGCGATTGACGACGGTGTGGACAGCGAAAAAGGCGAAAGTGAGATTGCACCATTTAAGAACATCATCAATGAATGGGTGGCAAGAGATACGAGCCGTAAAGTGAAATCAGCCTTTAAGACGAAATTTGCAGAGGGTGCGTATTATGGGGCTTATGCTCCGTTAGGATATAAGAAACACCCCGACATCAAAGGGAAACTGTTGGTTGATGAGGAAACAAAATGGATTGTTGAAAAAATCTTCTCTCTAGCCTATCAAGGTTACGGTAGTGCCAAAATCACAAAAATACTGCGAGAAGAAAAAGTCCCGACAGCGTCTTGGTTGAATTTTACAAGGTACGGTACTTTTGCTCATATCTTTGAGGGAAAGCCCGAAAGCAAGCGTTATGAGTGGACGATTGCTCATGTAAAGGCGATATTGAAAAGTGAAGTCTATATCGGAAACAGCGTTCATAATCGACAATCAACCGTTTCTTTCAAAAGCAAGAAGAAAGTACGAAAGCCCGAAAGCGAATGGTTTCGAGTAGAAAACACGCACGAACCGATTATTGACAAGGAAGTGTTCTATCGTGTGCAGGAGCAGATAAAATCAAGGCGTAGACAGACAAAGGAAAAGGCAACGCCGATATTTGCAGGGCTTGTCAAGTGTGCGGATTGTGGCTGGTCTATGAGGTTTGCGACAAATAAGGCAAATAAAACACCGTATAGTTATTATTCTTGTAGTTTCTACGGACAGTTTGGCAAAGGTTATTGTTCTATGCACTATATCCGCTATGATGTGCTGTATCAAGCTGTATTGGAACGATTGCAGTATTGGGCTAAGGCAGTACAGCAGGACGAAGAAAAGGTATTGAACAAAATACAGAAAGTCGGCAATGCAGAGCGAATACGGGAAAAGAAGAAAAAGGCAAGTGCCTTGAAGAAAGCCGAGAACCGACAAAATGAGATTGACCGTTTATTTGCAAAAATGTATGAAGATAGAGCCTGTGAGAAGATAACGGAACGAAACTTCATCATGCTGTCGGGGAAATATCAAAAAGAGCAGATAGAACTTGAACAGCAGATAACCAACCTAAGAGAAGAATTAAGTAAAATGGAACAGGATATGATAGGTGCTGAAAAGTGGATTGAGTTAATCAAGGAGTATTCCGTACCAAAGGAACTGACAGCACCGTTATTAAATGCAATGATAGAAAAAATCCTTATTCACGAAGCAACAACGAATGAGGAGAACGAAAGAATACAGGAAATAGAGATATACTACCGATTTATTGGAAAAGTAGACTGATAAAGAGGGTTCATATCTTTAACTAAGGGAAACTGGAAATGGTATGCCAAACATTGCGCTTCTTGCCCCTATTGCGGATGTATTTGATATTAGTGTAGCCGAATTATTACAAGGAGAAAAAATAGAAAGTAATGAAAATCTAACTACATCTTCAGCAGAATCCTTAGATGTATCTTTACAAAATGCGATTCATAAAAGAAAAAAGAAATGGATACTTGCATTTCTTATTACATTGATTATCAATGGTATAGAAATAATCTTATTATATACTTCTAAGATTCCTATCAAACAAATAGAAAATAGTTTCTATATCACTTCTTTCATGCTTTTCTTT encodes:
- a CDS encoding recombinase family protein encodes the protein MKQQIYNTALYLRLSRDDELQGESSSITTQRSMLRLYAKEHHLNVIDEYIDDGWSGTNFDRPSFQRMIEDIEAGKINCVVTKDLSRLGRNYIMTGQYTELYFPSHNVRYIAIDDGVDSEKGESEIAPFKNIINEWVARDTSRKVKSAFKTKFAEGAYYGAYAPLGYKKHPDIKGKLLVDEETKWIVEKIFSLAYQGYGSAKITKILREEKVPTASWLNFTRYGTFAHIFEGKPESKRYEWTIAHVKAILKSEVYIGNSVHNRQSTVSFKSKKKVRKPESEWFRVENTHEPIIDKEVFYRVQEQIKSRRRQTKEKATPIFAGLVKCADCGWSMRFATNKANKTPYSYYSCSFYGQFGKGYCSMHYIRYDVLYQAVLERLQYWAKAVQQDEEKVLNKIQKVGNAERIREKKKKASALKKAENRQNEIDRLFAKMYEDRACEKITERNFIMLSGKYQKEQIELEQQITNLREELSKMEQDMIGAEKWIELIKEYSVPKELTAPLLNAMIEKILIHEATTNEENERIQEIEIYYRFIGKVD